A region from the Triticum aestivum cultivar Chinese Spring chromosome 3D, IWGSC CS RefSeq v2.1, whole genome shotgun sequence genome encodes:
- the LOC123078394 gene encoding vacuolar-processing enzyme, which translates to MAMASFRPLPLALLLAACLSAFVLAVAHARTPRLEPTIRLPSQRAAGQEDDDSVGTRWAVLIAGSNGYYNYRHQADICHAYQIMKKGGLKDENIIVFMYDDIAHNPENPRPGVIINHPQGGDVYAGVPKDYTGKEVNVKNFFAVLLGNKTAVSGGSGKVVDSGPNDHIFVFYSDHGGPGVLGMPTYPYLYGDDLVDVLKKKHAAGTYKSLVFYLEACESGSIFEGLLPNDIGVYATTASNAEESSWGTYCPGEYPSPPPEYDTCLGDLYSISWMEDSDVHNLRTESLKQQYNLVKKRTAAQDSYSYGSHVMQYGSLDLNAEHLFSYIGSNPANENTTFVEDNALPSFSRAVNQRDADLVYFWQKYRKLAESSPEKNDARKQLLEMMGHRSHIDNSVELIGNLLFGSAGGPMVLKAVRPAGEPLVDDWSCLKSTVRTFESQCGSLAQYGMKHMRSFANICNAGIVPEAMAKVAAQACTSIPTNPWSATHKGFSA; encoded by the exons ATGGCCATGGCGTCCTTCCGCCCCCTTCCCCTCGCGCTCCTGCTCGCCGCGTGCCTCTCCGCGTTCGTGCTGGCCGTGGCGCACGCGCGGACCCCACGGCTGGAGCCCACCATCCGGCTGCCGTCGCAGCGCGCCGCCGGGCAGGAGGACGATGACTCCGTCGGGACCAGGTGGGCCGTCCTCATCGCCGGTTCCAACGGCTACTACAACTACCGCCACCAG GCGGATATCTGCCACGCCTACCAGATCATGAAGAAGGGTGGTCTCAAGGATGAGAACATCATCGTATTCATGTACGACGACATTGCGCACAACCCGGAGAACCCGAGGCCGGGCGTCATCATCAACCACCCCCAGGGTGGAGATGTCTATGCTGGAGTCCCTAAG GACTACACTGGAAAGGAGGTTAATGTCAAGAACTTCTTTGCTGTCCTGCTCGGTAATAAAACCGCTGTGAGTGGTGGGAGCGGCAAAGTCGTGGACAGTGGCCCTAATGATCACATTTTTGTGTTTTACAGTGACCATGGGGGTCCTGGGGTCCTTG GGATGCCTACCTATCCATACCTTTACGGTGATGATCTTGTAGATGTCCTGAAGAAAAAGCACGCTGCTGGAACCTACAAAAGCCTG GTATTTTACCTTGAAGCCTGCGAATCTGGGAGCATCTTTGAGGGACTTCTGCCGAATGACATCGGTGTCTATGCGACCACCGCATCAAATGCAGAGGAAAGCAGTTGGGGAACGTATTGCCCCGGCGAGTACCCGAGCCCTCCACCGGAATATGACACTTGCTTGGGCGACCTGTACAGCATTTCTTGGATGGAAGACAG TGATGTCCACAACCTGAGAACTGAATCTCTCAAGCAGCAGTATAACCTG GTCAAGAAGAGAACGGCAGCTCAGGACTCATACAGCTATGGTTCCCATGTGATGCAATACGGTTCTTTGGACCTGAATGCTGAACATTTGTTCTCGTACATTGGGTCAAACCCTGCTAACGAGAACACTACATTTGTTGAAGATAACGCACTGCCATCATTCTCGAGAGCTGTTAATCAGAGGGATGCTGATCTTGTTTATTTCTGGCAGAAG TACCGGAAATTGGCCGAGAGCTCCCCTGAGAAAAACGATGCTCGGAAGCAATTGCTTGAAATGATGGGTCATAGATCTCATATTGACAACAGCGTCGAGCTGATTGGAAACCTTCTGTTTGGTTCTGCGGGTGGTCCGATGGTTCTAAAGGCTGTTCGCCCAGCTGGTGAACCTCTTGTTGATGACTGGAGTTGTCTCAAGTCTACG GTGCGTACTTTTGAATCACAATGTGGCTCGCTGGCGCAATATGGAATGAAGCACATGCGGTCCTTTGCAAACATCTGCAATGCCGGCATTGTTCCTGAAGCGATGGCAAAGGTTGCTGCTCAGGCGTGCACGAGCATCCCAACCAACCCCTGGAGTGCCACACACAAGGGTTTTAGTGCTTAA